A genome region from Desulfurobacteriaceae bacterium includes the following:
- a CDS encoding tetratricopeptide repeat protein: MRSFFLFFTFFSLLLTIPSFSMPYKEIKVSYEKSFSYEKNGDYENAIKALMPVYQNYPDGYTVNLRLGWLYYLLGKYANSEYHYKKALKVIPTSLEAILGLSLPYMAQSRWNDVETLMYRALKIDYYNYYANLRLCFKEFKKYSVCESVTRKILSIYPTDINFLNELAISLFYQGKKSFAESLFKDILILDPENPTAKMFLKKIKKEKGNKSN; this comes from the coding sequence ATGAGGAGTTTCTTCCTTTTCTTTACCTTCTTTTCTCTTTTGCTTACTATTCCTTCTTTTTCAATGCCATACAAGGAAATAAAGGTTTCGTATGAAAAGTCTTTTTCATATGAAAAAAATGGAGACTACGAAAACGCGATAAAAGCGCTTATGCCTGTTTATCAGAACTATCCTGACGGGTATACAGTTAATCTAAGACTTGGTTGGCTTTACTACTTACTTGGAAAGTATGCCAATTCTGAATATCACTATAAGAAGGCTTTAAAAGTTATCCCTACATCTTTAGAAGCTATACTTGGTTTGTCGTTGCCCTACATGGCACAAAGTAGGTGGAACGATGTTGAAACTCTTATGTATAGAGCGTTAAAAATAGATTACTACAACTATTACGCTAACTTGAGACTTTGCTTTAAGGAATTTAAAAAATACTCAGTTTGTGAATCTGTTACAAGAAAGATTTTGTCCATATATCCTACAGATATAAATTTCCTAAATGAACTTGCAATTTCCCTTTTCTATCAGGGGAAAAAGTCTTTTGCTGAGTCTTTGTTTAAAGATATACTTATCCTTGATCCAGAAAATCCAACTGCAAAAATGTTTTTGAAGAAAATAAAGAAAGAAAAGGGAAATAAATCTAACTAA